The Candidatus Desulfofervidus auxilii DNA segment TCTTTAGCCGCCTTAGCATTTCGCCAGATAACTTCCTCTCTGGCCCCTAAATATTCTTTATAGACCTGTTTATCACCTTTTATATCTATATTTATGGCATCCATTCCTGCCTCTTTAAGTAATTTTAAGGCCTCAAGGGTCATATAACCATTGGAAACAAAGGTATTATAAAGCCCCTTTTTCTTAGCCAATTTGAACACATCTAAGGCATATTCAAAAAGCACAGTAGGTTCCTGAAAACTAATACACAATCCATCTGTTTTTTCTTGTTGGGCTATCTCCACCATAAGCTCTGGTTCTATAAAACAGGCAGAACCTGGGTTAGGGGCATTTTTTGAAAGATGCCAGTTTTGACACCAAGGACAGTCAAAATTACATGACCAGGTGGAAAATGTTAGTGCCTTTGAACCAGGATAAAAATGAAAAAAAGGCTTTATTTCAATAGGTCTAGCCTCAAGGGCACTGATGTCTCCATAAACTAAGGTATAAAGACAGCCATTTATGTTTTTTCTTGTTTTGCAAACCCCCGTTTTTCCCTCTTTAATCACACATCTCCTTTCACATAAAACACAGCAGGCTTGTCCTTCTTTTATTTCTTCCTGAAGGATTGCCTTTTTTACTGTAGGATAATTCATAAACATTAATTTAACATAAAATGACACATT contains these protein-coding regions:
- the amrS gene encoding AmmeMemoRadiSam system radical SAM enzyme produces the protein MNYPTVKKAILQEEIKEGQACCVLCERRCVIKEGKTGVCKTRKNINGCLYTLVYGDISALEARPIEIKPFFHFYPGSKALTFSTWSCNFDCPWCQNWHLSKNAPNPGSACFIEPELMVEIAQQEKTDGLCISFQEPTVLFEYALDVFKLAKKKGLYNTFVSNGYMTLEALKLLKEAGMDAINIDIKGDKQVYKEYLGAREEVIWRNAKAAKEMGMHVEMVHLIVSGLNDELKKIKKIVEKHLKYLGPQTPLHFTRYFPAYNYHKPPTAISILEQAYTLAQKKGVLFPYIGNIPGHHGENTYCPHCYSLLIKRHGWQVVENYLTQNTCPFCGQYIPVVI